From the genome of Xiphophorus couchianus chromosome 15, X_couchianus-1.0, whole genome shotgun sequence:
AATTCAATGACTGAAATAGGCAATATCAAACATTTCTTCTAACcctctattattattattattattatttgaaggaaaactagtattcatttttcagaataaaagtacCTAAGTTATGCTCAATATTTACAGCTTAATGAAATATGCTTTATATATTAAACGTGCCTTTTCCTAAGGCCACATtcctaaatacattttttttaagggtggaaaaaaaagaaacaggtttgatgtaatattctaatcttaaatgtcggttttttaattagctgtaaacaggaaaacagaagTAAAGCTTCGGTCTGTGTTTGACTCTAAtggagaaactgaaataaatgaacgtTTCGGTCATATTGTAGTTTGTTGAATGGGTCTATAAACAAATACTAGCAATTGTTATTTGAATCAAGATTTAAATACtttgtacaataaaatacaaaatgatgtTTCAGGCAAGTTCATTGTTTAACAATGTGACTAATGGTTtgttttagcttatttttgttCGTCTTGTATGATTGCAaattgttaataataataagaagaagaatagaaaaaaatattgtgtaatAATAAGGTTATTATAAGTTGAACCTACTGAAAACAGTATCAGATAAGTCCgttattttccctttatttcttGTTCAGTAACAGACGTGGTCATCGTGGTCATGTTGATGAAAACAGAGTTGCTGTGAAAGGTTTTGCAAACTGTCCATTTCGTCACCACTGATTGGTGAAACGCTGCATGATTACACAGGATGTCTTGCCGTTCACCGTGACTCCTGTTCCTCTGCATCCGTTTTTTCatctcatgtaaaaataaaaaaataaaaccaaacgcAGAAAAACGAGACACGGTTCGTCTCCTGGAGATGTTTAGAGTTTGAGTTGTTGTAAAAGTCGGAACCTTTATCTGGAGTCAGGACTGATTCGATGAGCTCTTACTGAtctgaaaacaatatttgtattttctcttcccCGTCACCTTTTCTCAGGTTGTAAATGTGTCCTTACTGTTActcttatatattttttttacctttgtatGAAAATGCATGTTCCCACTTACCTTTAAGTTGCTATGGTGACACCTGAATTCCCCTCAATCTGAGAGGTTACTGCTGTTCTAACACGACAGGATCCATCTGATGGTCTTAATTCGTTCAGAACTGTGCAATCATGTGGTCACTTCCAATAATTACACTGATCATTTTGAtaatgaacaataaataaacatctgtGATCGACAAAAACAAGCGACCCactaataaatatatacattttaaaatatttgttttcatttcatagagtatttattgatttgattttgactGAGAGCCACCAGATTCACTGCATTTGAGCAGATATGGGCTGAGCAACAGGTCCGTTGCAAATCAATGTATTTCCACCAGATGGCGCACCAGTCTACCACTGGAGACGAGTTAACAGTCAGGActcgttaaaaaaaaatcaacaagtcATTCTAATCATTTACTTGTtcatattacattttaataccaaagtttttttaaaaaactgtcaacAGTTCTTTTGTCGCTTCATTCCATGTCGGAGGCTGCGTGTGAGTTGGGCAGTAAATACAAACACGGACTGATGTTTTTTGTAAACCGTTTGCTGCTTCATTTAGTTTTCTGCCTGAGCTGCATCCTGCCACACTTCTTCCTCAAagtgagagattttttttgttttgttgttttgagtcTGTGCTTCTTGGAGGCTCGGCTCCTACATTCATTCCTCTCGTCCAAAAGCGTCTCTCTCCTTACACCACTTTGTCCCTGCCGCTGTCGCTCGGCCTCTCCGGGCCGCGCGTGTCCTCCTCGGTCTCTCCGTTCGCGCTCGCGGCgccctcctccttcctccctctGCGCAGGAGCAGCACGTGCGCCGCGAAAACGGCCAGCACGACGACGAAGACCGTGCTCACTATGATCCCCACCAGACCCCCGGCCGTCACCGCGGAGGGCCGCTCGGTCGGGTCTGTGGGTGACGTGGGGCTGGAGCTGAAGATGGAGCTGTCCACGTCTGTGGTCTCCTCGTCCCCGTCACTGACTTCTCTGCACCGGTATTCACCCACTAACTTGAAACCGGGGTAGCAGGAGCACACGTACCCGCCGTACGTGTTTCGGCACTTCTGTTCGCAGTAATGAGATTCGCACTCGTCAATGTCTATGCAGAAGACGGAGCCCCCCCTTTCACTTGACACGTAGCCGTCCGGGCAGAAGCACAGGAGGTTGTAGTTGGGGTCGCACTCCGCGGGGCACTCCGGCTTCCCGCAGTGCCGCCTGCATTTGTGCGGATCCTTCTCGTCCACCCGGTACCCCTTGAAGCACGAGCACACGTAGCTTCCGTGCGTGTTGGCGCAGTCGTGCTCGCACGGCGCGAGCGTACACTCGTCCGTGTCCACACACGCGCCGCCGACCAACCTGTAGCCGCTCTCGCAGCCGCACTGATGCCGGCCCCCGGCCTCGTAGCAGGTCTGCTGGCAGCGCAGCGCCGCGCAGGGGTCGTCCGGGCCCTCCGCCTGGCACGAGACTCCGTTGGCCGGGCTCACGCTCTCGCCCGGCGGACAGTAGCAGACGGGGCTGCTGCTGGGGTCCACTTTGCACTTGTATTCACACCCGCCTTCGTTTATCTCGCAGCTCCATGGAGCCTGCAGCCACTTGGTGGAGGTGCCGCAGATGTATTTGGTCTTGGACGGGAAAAGGGTGGCGATGCTTCCACGCGGCAGCGTGGCGGACCGAACATCCTCCACCTCGAACCCGTAGGGAGTCCGGTAGAGCACAGACTGCTGCGCTGTGTGCGGCAGGTTAGTGCAGGGGTCGGTGAAGACGTTCTCGCAGAGGAAGCCCGCCGCGGGCCGGTCGCACGGGGTCTGGCTCCATTTAAAGTTCTCCTCTCCGTTCACGGACACGCAGCGGGCTGCCGAGCAGCTGTCGTCGGGGTCCGGCTGCCAGTTGACGAAGTCGCTCTCGGCGTCCTTGGTTACCCACTGGAAGCCTCGGAGTTCCTCCGACGGGTCCGGACAGCCGCTCATGCGGTGCAAGCCGATCCAGTAGCTGCCGGTCAGGTTTCCCAGCAGGACAGAGAGCACGTCGCTGGACACAGAGGTCCGCACCGTCATCAGGTGGCTGTTCTGGTCTCTGCAGAGCCGCTGCGCTGAGCTGAACGTGCCGGGGTCCCGGAACAGGGTGAAGCACGAGTTCCCGATGCAGTAGCCGCTGTTCCGCTCTGCTCCCGCATCTTTTCCCAGGAGGAAAACGAGCGTCGGCACAAACAGCCCCGCTGCGACGTTCATGTTTGGATCTCAGCTGTGCCCCGTTTAGGTTCTTGCGCGATCCGGCAACCCTTTGACTTGATTGTTTGGAGAACAATTTAGGTGGTATTTATAAGCCCCAAGCTCCATATTAGGACCCGGCCGAGGAAGGAAGGCGCTCTGAGTAACGAGCTGCCGGAGAGCTCGCTGCCCATCCACTTCACATCCACAGTTAAGCACGGCTTTTACGGTCTTACgcataaccttttttttcccctaaagaCCCTTATATGTCCTCGTAGCCCCTCCCAACGCTCCCCCGGCCAGCGTGACTCTCCAGTATGGCAAgcagtttgtgtaaatatttgatattcTGTAGAAACTGTCAGCATTATGGCCTTCTTACCCACAACAAAGTTTGTGACTAAACCTTACTAGATAGATATTTGCTctcattatttcattattaaatattttaagcacCACAAGTCCCAAACCAGAAGGCTTCTTCACATACTATAGTCAATATGTTCTACTAGTGAGTTGTTGACCTAACATGTTAACTAGTCCACATATTTCACTCACCAACTTACAAGTATTTCTTAAAGTTGTGCATTCAGTTGTTCAGCTGAATGACTAGTCAACCCTACAATGCATATTAAGTCAACTTTATTGCCTTTACAGGAGAAATTGCTCATCAGAACGTTAACTAGCAGTCAGTTCTGATGTTGGTTTCTTCACTAGTTGACCAGTTTTGCAAATCTGGCAAGAAGTTGGACTAAAATACTCAACATCCAGCTGATGTCAACATCAGCCATCATTGTTAGCCGAGCCGTTTGCTACTACTCTGCACTACTACAACATTTACTCAAGCTAGTACAATGTTTTCCTGcactagcaaaaaaaaaaaacaacaacaacaaaaagacttCCACATTTTTTGGTAACTAGTCACACTCTTTTTCTACTAGTCAGAGTAAAAATCTCgttagaaaaccaaaacatactTGAGCTGTGGCAGAAACGTCCATCTTAGTGGCGTTTTTGACACACTGGTCAATGACCAGACCCCACTGGTCAATGGTTCGGCTTTAAAACCTTACATATTAACTAGCCATTACAGACTTGGCCCAAACAATTTCCAAGTGACCATTACATGTCTGCACTTGTTGACTCTAGTTAACTACCATTCAAAACACTGTTTTGTCTGTAAGGCTAACGAGCTCGCTAAACGCTTTAATATGTCAACTAGTTGAATTTGCAGCTCACAGTGAACTAGTTCACACATTTAAGGGTTACTACTCAACAAGTACATCAGTTGTTTGGTGTTGTTAACAATAAAAGCCCACTTGTTGAGACACTTGTGTCGCTAATGCAGCACTTTTGCTAGTTGGACGTTTAGCTGTTAGGCTAAAGTGCCAGCGGTCCGTGAAACGAGTTGCTGAGAAGAGTTTCTTTGTATTGAACCAGTTGGAGCAAAAGTGAAAGTATTCTAGTTTAGTCGTGACCAGAACGGAGGGGCTGATGCAGAGGTTATTGAATATCTCCATAACTGCTTGCCATACCCCAATGAATCCGTTAATTTGTGTTTCAGCCGCATTATTTCATTATGAGAAGTAAATACGATCTGTTGAATATATAGTGTAAAAGGCTGGAGTCACTTTATTTCctttacatgtttatttcaaatataattgAATTGTTGAAAGTATGCTGGTCGAATAATTAGTCGACTAGTTGAATTTTCGATCGAACCTAATTTGAGTCATTTTCCCCCCTAATCAAATTGagaactgttttcttttttacggTCCTGTAATGCGGGCTTGAatcattttatcttaaaaaaacaaa
Proteins encoded in this window:
- the thbd gene encoding thrombomodulin gives rise to the protein MNVAAGLFVPTLVFLLGKDAGAERNSGYCIGNSCFTLFRDPGTFSSAQRLCRDQNSHLMTVRTSVSSDVLSVLLGNLTGSYWIGLHRMSGCPDPSEELRGFQWVTKDAESDFVNWQPDPDDSCSAARCVSVNGEENFKWSQTPCDRPAAGFLCENVFTDPCTNLPHTAQQSVLYRTPYGFEVEDVRSATLPRGSIATLFPSKTKYICGTSTKWLQAPWSCEINEGGCEYKCKVDPSSSPVCYCPPGESVSPANGVSCQAEGPDDPCAALRCQQTCYEAGGRHQCGCESGYRLVGGACVDTDECTLAPCEHDCANTHGSYVCSCFKGYRVDEKDPHKCRRHCGKPECPAECDPNYNLLCFCPDGYVSSERGGSVFCIDIDECESHYCEQKCRNTYGGYVCSCYPGFKLVGEYRCREVSDGDEETTDVDSSIFSSSPTSPTDPTERPSAVTAGGLVGIIVSTVFVVVLAVFAAHVLLLRRGRKEEGAASANGETEEDTRGPERPSDSGRDKVV